ACATGGCGAAAGCGATCTGCGGACTGACGGGCGCTTGTAATCGTCGCACTTGCCACAGGAAGACTCCGGTCGGCATGGCCAGCATAAGATAGTATCCCATCCCGAGGCCGGACAACCGCCCGGCCGCCACCAGACACACGACCATTCCCACAAGGAACAGCCCGACGGCTACCGGGACGGCCTCTCCGAAGAGAAGCGCGGATGACTTCACGCCGATGCGGCGGTCATCCGCGCGGTCTTGGAGCGCATAGATCGTATCGTACGCGATGGCCCAGCAGGTCGTCGCGGCAAAGAGCCACCATGCCGGCGCGTCGATCGAGCCGCGTGAGGCAGCCCACGCCATTACGGCTCCCCAACCGAAGGCAATGCCCAGCACCCCTTGCGGAATCTGAATCCATCGTTTGCTGAAGGGGTAGATCGCCGCCAGCAGGAGGGCGATAGGACTCAAGAGCATCGTGATGGGATTGAGCGTGATCACCAGCGCGGCCGCGATCAGTGCCAGGCCCAGTGCGACAACCAGTGCCTGTCTTGGCGCA
The sequence above is a segment of the Nitrospira sp. genome. Coding sequences within it:
- the ubiA gene encoding 4-hydroxybenzoate octaprenyltransferase, giving the protein MADLIRLRNQSGTWLLLLPSLWSLVLANDGRPPIWLLSVFTLGAFVMRSLGVVFNDLADRNFDKHVARTRTRPLADGRLAPRQALVVALGLALIAAALVITLNPITMLLSPIALLLAAIYPFSKRWIQIPQGVLGIAFGWGAVMAWAASRGSIDAPAWWLFAATTCWAIAYDTIYALQDRADDRRIGVKSSALLFGEAVPVAVGLFLVGMVVCLVAAGRLSGLGMGYYLMLAMPTGVFLWQVRRLQAPVSPQIAFAMFKQHVYSGVAILVGIWIGTLSHTP